One window of Phycisphaeraceae bacterium genomic DNA carries:
- a CDS encoding LysM peptidoglycan-binding domain-containing protein → MTRELKLALIVGFALVLTVAILVSDHLSKARTASLATVGGTQKVVAKVPDSPIRSIEDLIPTQLPPAVEVAAPQATAEPTATTPADSGEVFAPIVIGQQQVGPARETKFGLGRSDGTGSLSASIRERADSTKGTPTLAAAPQGVTPQEVLQQEVNKVEASKAAPLAAEKTHKIVEGDSLYAIARKYYGDASLWKKLAAANAGKVGDNGSVRVGNTIVIPSKDSLTGKADSRVATKTDAKPEQKASKPEAGKTKSYQVRPGDTLMNIARQQLGSASRSGEIASMNRMDPDDDLLAGAILKLPSH, encoded by the coding sequence GTGACTCGGGAACTCAAACTCGCACTGATCGTCGGTTTCGCACTGGTCCTGACCGTCGCCATCCTGGTGAGCGATCACCTTTCGAAGGCGCGGACGGCAAGCCTTGCCACCGTGGGCGGGACGCAGAAAGTCGTCGCGAAGGTGCCGGATTCTCCGATCCGCAGCATTGAAGATTTGATTCCCACGCAGTTGCCGCCGGCTGTGGAGGTTGCGGCGCCGCAGGCGACAGCCGAACCCACTGCCACGACTCCCGCCGATTCGGGCGAGGTGTTCGCTCCGATCGTGATCGGGCAGCAGCAGGTGGGCCCGGCGCGCGAGACCAAGTTTGGGCTGGGGCGATCGGATGGCACGGGCTCGCTGAGCGCATCGATTCGCGAGCGCGCGGATAGCACAAAGGGGACCCCGACTCTCGCCGCCGCACCGCAGGGAGTCACCCCGCAGGAAGTTCTGCAGCAAGAGGTCAACAAGGTCGAGGCGAGCAAAGCGGCCCCGCTGGCAGCAGAGAAGACGCACAAGATTGTGGAGGGTGACTCGCTTTACGCGATCGCCCGGAAGTATTACGGCGATGCTTCGCTGTGGAAGAAGCTCGCCGCGGCGAACGCGGGCAAAGTGGGCGACAACGGAAGCGTTCGCGTCGGAAACACGATCGTGATCCCGAGCAAAGATTCGCTGACCGGCAAGGCCGACAGCCGCGTCGCAACGAAGACCGATGCGAAGCCCGAGCAGAAAGCTTCGAAGCCGGAAGCCGGAAAGACCAAGTCCTATCAGGTGCGCCCGGGCGACACGCTCATGAACATCGCGCGTCAGCAGCTCGGCTCGGCCTCGCGGAGCGGCGAGATCGCTTCGATGAACAGGATGGATCCGGATGATGATCTGCTCGCCGGCGCCATTCTCAAACTCCCATCGCACTAA
- a CDS encoding penicillin-binding protein 2, whose product MAPESKSTDRRINTIATLAVGTLTVLLCLLLARVTQLQLRPPGDLRREMEPRVSVRKDLPIRGDLLDRRGRILSTTRVGYRVVVDPTQLKSLDEAIVKLARATGQREDVVGERILSRVNENRRREDLRKKLEPFAEAGANTALLTAIKSAFGSALGKGNPESAPPSETETRQLASQEIDADAPAPSLKPIRYLPMTRLLSDEQVAAVRSARIKGAILERVMVREYPGGPEVASIVGLVGFGHVGVLGAERMLNKRLSGSPGTISYVRDAKGKPLWIEPGQVKPAEPGIDIRLSIDSEMQRIAVEELQRGITDADSAGGRLMIFDPLTGEVLAMVDIVRHVPDAIPYPWAKVLPALPEDPAAATSSGKGKAKKPAPKKLRIEDHGPPPPARYITIQREQTNDDLPAMHRNRCVEDIYEPGSTFKPFVWSTITELGRARVEEVFDTEGGRWHTSYGRYIEDVTKRATMTWAEVLINSSNIGMIKGAERLSYQELRQAVVRFGFGKKTNIGFAGEASGIITSLKDWSKFSQTSVAYGHEVAVTPLQMVRAFSAFCRPGELAGTLPAVRLTAQTVDDVRGTVVERVLPVNIANLTREVMQGVAAKVEMNLANSSHGSEAGWKYSMFGKSGTAEIPLTPPVGKNLRRPKGTSGYFDNQYNSSFIAGGPAEAPKIIVLCVIDDPGPSKIRIRQHYGSYVAGPVVRRTMERALNYLGVQPTTTALAKGDTAGM is encoded by the coding sequence ATGGCTCCAGAATCAAAAAGTACGGACCGGCGGATCAACACGATCGCCACATTGGCGGTCGGAACCCTGACAGTGCTGCTGTGCCTGCTGCTCGCGCGCGTGACGCAGCTTCAATTGCGACCGCCCGGCGATTTGCGTCGTGAGATGGAGCCGCGCGTGAGCGTCCGAAAGGACCTTCCGATCCGGGGCGATCTTCTCGATCGGCGCGGGCGCATTCTCTCGACGACGCGTGTCGGATACCGGGTCGTCGTCGATCCGACCCAGTTGAAGTCGCTGGATGAAGCGATCGTGAAGCTCGCGCGGGCGACGGGGCAGCGCGAGGATGTCGTCGGCGAGCGGATTCTCTCTCGCGTCAACGAGAACAGACGGCGCGAAGACCTGCGAAAAAAGCTCGAGCCGTTCGCGGAAGCCGGCGCGAACACCGCCCTGCTGACAGCGATCAAGAGCGCCTTCGGTTCTGCACTGGGCAAGGGCAATCCCGAGTCGGCTCCGCCTTCGGAAACCGAAACCCGTCAACTCGCCAGCCAGGAGATCGATGCGGACGCGCCGGCGCCCTCGCTCAAACCCATCCGCTATCTGCCGATGACGAGGCTGCTCTCGGATGAACAGGTTGCGGCGGTGCGCAGCGCGCGGATCAAGGGCGCGATCCTCGAACGCGTCATGGTGCGCGAGTACCCGGGCGGGCCCGAAGTTGCTTCGATCGTCGGGCTCGTTGGTTTCGGACACGTCGGCGTGCTCGGCGCCGAGAGGATGCTGAACAAGCGTCTCTCGGGTTCGCCGGGAACGATCTCGTACGTGCGTGATGCCAAGGGAAAGCCCTTGTGGATCGAGCCCGGACAGGTCAAGCCCGCCGAACCTGGAATCGATATTCGGCTCTCGATCGATTCCGAGATGCAGCGCATCGCTGTCGAAGAACTGCAGCGCGGCATCACCGACGCCGACTCGGCGGGTGGACGCCTCATGATCTTCGATCCGCTGACGGGTGAAGTGCTGGCGATGGTCGACATCGTCCGGCACGTGCCCGATGCGATCCCGTATCCGTGGGCGAAAGTCCTGCCGGCGCTACCCGAAGATCCCGCGGCGGCGACATCGAGCGGCAAAGGGAAAGCAAAGAAGCCCGCACCGAAGAAACTGCGCATCGAGGATCACGGCCCGCCGCCGCCGGCGAGATACATCACGATCCAGCGCGAACAGACAAACGACGATCTCCCGGCGATGCACCGCAACCGCTGCGTCGAAGATATTTACGAACCGGGCTCGACCTTCAAGCCGTTTGTGTGGTCCACGATTACCGAGCTGGGACGCGCGCGCGTCGAGGAAGTGTTCGATACCGAAGGCGGACGCTGGCACACGTCCTACGGGCGCTACATCGAGGACGTCACCAAGCGCGCGACTATGACGTGGGCCGAGGTGCTCATCAATTCGTCGAACATCGGCATGATCAAGGGCGCCGAGCGCCTCTCCTATCAGGAGCTGCGTCAGGCTGTCGTGCGCTTCGGTTTCGGCAAGAAAACAAACATCGGTTTCGCGGGTGAAGCCAGCGGCATCATCACCTCGCTCAAAGATTGGAGCAAGTTCAGCCAGACTTCGGTGGCGTACGGCCACGAGGTCGCGGTGACGCCCTTGCAGATGGTGCGGGCGTTCAGCGCGTTCTGCCGCCCGGGCGAACTCGCGGGCACGCTTCCTGCAGTGCGCTTGACCGCGCAGACTGTCGACGATGTGCGAGGGACGGTGGTCGAGCGCGTTCTGCCGGTGAACATCGCGAACCTGACGCGGGAGGTCATGCAGGGGGTCGCCGCAAAGGTCGAGATGAATCTCGCCAACTCCTCACACGGGAGCGAAGCGGGCTGGAAGTATTCGATGTTCGGCAAATCGGGCACCGCAGAAATCCCGCTCACGCCTCCCGTCGGCAAGAACCTCCGCCGCCCGAAAGGGACCAGCGGGTATTTCGACAACCAATACAACAGCAGCTTCATCGCGGGCGGACCGGCAGAAGCGCCCAAGATCATCGTGCTCTGCGTCATCGACGACCCCGGGCCGTCGAAGATTCGCATCAGGCAGCATTACGGCTCATACGTGGCCGGGCCTGTGGTTCGCCGGACGATGGAGCGGGCCTTGAACTACCTCGGGGTCCAACCGACGACGACCGCGCTCGCGAAGGGCGACACAGCGGGAATGTAA
- a CDS encoding PEP-CTERM sorting domain-containing protein, giving the protein MKNVLFVAAAIAAVSGAAQAATTYNDAQNDLFDNGFANLDIKSVTVSHDANNVYFSVETRGFANWTKYMIFMNVSTGSDFTPTNAWNRPVNLTTNISHYVGSWVDQPNTNQQNWAWDGFNWNMDGGTTDNDQTQIGSNIVKFTVSRSFLGLLGNGVILFDIATSGGGGTDPGVDHLSRNTPATTGWGEPSTSGTFLAYTVPTPGSLALIGLGGLVAARRRR; this is encoded by the coding sequence ATGAAGAATGTTTTGTTTGTTGCCGCGGCTATCGCTGCGGTCTCAGGCGCTGCTCAAGCGGCGACCACGTACAACGATGCTCAGAACGACCTGTTTGACAACGGGTTCGCCAACTTGGACATCAAGTCGGTGACGGTGAGCCATGACGCGAACAACGTCTACTTCTCGGTGGAGACGCGTGGCTTCGCCAACTGGACGAAGTACATGATCTTCATGAACGTTTCGACCGGTAGCGATTTCACGCCAACGAACGCCTGGAACCGCCCGGTCAATCTCACGACGAACATCAGCCACTACGTCGGTTCGTGGGTTGATCAGCCGAACACCAACCAGCAGAACTGGGCTTGGGACGGCTTCAACTGGAACATGGACGGCGGCACGACGGACAACGATCAGACGCAGATCGGCTCGAACATCGTGAAGTTCACGGTCAGCCGCTCGTTCCTCGGCCTGCTCGGCAACGGCGTGATCCTGTTCGACATCGCCACTTCGGGCGGCGGCGGCACCGATCCGGGCGTCGATCACCTGAGCCGCAACACGCCGGCGACGACCGGCTGGGGCGAGCCCTCGACCTCCGGCACGTTCCTCGCCTACACGGTCCCGACCCCGGGCAGCCTCGCGCTGATCGGCCTCGGCGGTCTGGTTGCGGCGCGTCGTCGTCGCTGA
- a CDS encoding ABC transporter ATP-binding protein, with protein sequence MIETINLTKKYGELIALNNLNLIINEGDCFGFIGPNGAGKTTTIKILATLLKPSSGQANVAGLTIGYQNRQIRPLIGYVPDFMGAYEDMVVTEYLEFFAASYGIHGGQRIKTVKDVLELTDLTYKADAEVNSLSRGMQQRLSVARVLLHDPKVLLMDEPASGLDPRARIEMRELLKELRRMGKTILISSHILPELAELCNVVGIIERGQLLFSGTVDEIVRRAKMGHILHVGVTDRVEEAAKVIAAMPGVKKVVLTDAESPGAAVNGAGVGGGGAAGGGGAKSNGHATKMIVADFDAAGGRNYTDIPNVLINQGFRITKFTEEPVNLETAFMRLTKGLVQ encoded by the coding sequence ATGATCGAAACGATCAACTTGACGAAGAAATACGGCGAGTTGATCGCGCTGAACAACCTGAACCTCATCATCAACGAGGGTGACTGTTTCGGTTTCATCGGGCCCAACGGCGCGGGCAAAACGACCACGATCAAGATCCTCGCGACGCTTCTCAAGCCAAGCAGCGGACAGGCCAACGTCGCGGGCCTGACGATCGGATACCAGAATCGCCAGATCCGCCCCTTGATCGGCTACGTGCCCGACTTCATGGGCGCGTACGAAGACATGGTGGTCACCGAGTATCTCGAGTTCTTCGCCGCGTCGTACGGCATCCACGGCGGGCAGCGCATCAAGACCGTGAAGGATGTCCTCGAGCTCACCGACCTCACGTACAAGGCCGACGCGGAAGTCAACAGCCTTTCGCGCGGCATGCAGCAACGCCTCAGCGTCGCGCGCGTGCTTCTTCACGATCCGAAGGTTCTGTTGATGGACGAGCCGGCGAGCGGTCTCGATCCGCGCGCCCGCATCGAGATGCGTGAACTACTCAAAGAGCTCCGCCGGATGGGCAAGACCATCCTGATCAGCAGCCACATCCTGCCGGAACTCGCGGAGCTTTGCAACGTCGTCGGCATCATCGAGCGCGGGCAATTGCTCTTCAGCGGCACGGTCGACGAGATCGTGCGCCGCGCGAAGATGGGTCACATTCTGCACGTCGGTGTCACCGACCGCGTCGAAGAAGCGGCGAAGGTGATCGCGGCCATGCCGGGCGTGAAGAAAGTGGTGCTCACCGATGCGGAATCTCCGGGCGCCGCGGTGAACGGCGCGGGAGTTGGTGGGGGGGGGGCTGCGGGTGGTGGGGGCGCGAAGAGCAACGGGCACGCGACCAAGATGATCGTGGCCGACTTCGATGCCGCCGGGGGCAGGAACTACACGGATATTCCGAACGTGCTGATCAACCAGGGATTCCGGATCACGAAGTTCACCGAAGAGCCGGTGAACCTCGAAACCGCGTTCATGCGTTTGACCAAGGGGCTCGTGCAGTAA
- a CDS encoding GNAT family N-acetyltransferase — translation MSITIRRLAPIDALDYVTLRREMLADSPWSFLASPEQDRGCDLEKVRASLAREDAAIFAVREGDRLVAAAGVVRDEALKKRHIATIWGVYVAPGARGRGLGRAVVCAAMDAARSWPGVGSIHLAVSSNAPLARRLYDSLGFREWGYEPDAVRINGVSYGEHHMAMALDKQP, via the coding sequence ATGAGCATCACGATCAGGCGATTGGCTCCGATAGACGCTCTTGACTACGTCACTCTCCGCCGCGAGATGCTCGCCGACTCTCCGTGGTCGTTCCTCGCGAGCCCGGAACAGGATCGCGGCTGCGATCTCGAAAAGGTGCGTGCGTCGCTCGCGCGGGAAGATGCCGCCATCTTCGCGGTTCGCGAAGGCGACCGCCTCGTTGCCGCGGCAGGTGTCGTTCGCGACGAGGCCTTGAAAAAGCGGCACATCGCGACGATCTGGGGCGTCTATGTCGCGCCGGGAGCGCGCGGGCGCGGGCTGGGGCGTGCAGTCGTGTGTGCCGCGATGGATGCCGCGCGATCATGGCCGGGAGTCGGATCGATCCATCTCGCGGTCAGCTCGAACGCACCGCTGGCGCGCCGGTTGTACGACTCGCTCGGATTTCGGGAATGGGGCTACGAGCCCGACGCCGTGCGGATCAACGGTGTTTCATACGGCGAGCATCACATGGCGATGGCGCTTGACAAACAGCCCTAG
- a CDS encoding S9 family peptidase: MKSKVWMMSGMAAVLAAGLVVSVANAGDIPAPPPTKQEPVRDDIFGIEYVDNYRWLEGDNSDPKNMGTETPEVAAWTDAQNAYTRSVLDNLPGRKAVEDKIRPLMEVGSISSPTMRGNRYFFSKREASQNQPLVYYRDGYKGETKLILDPATIDPSGLVTITWYVPSLDGKKLAYGTYRAGDENATLHIIDVDSGKKSDFSIPNKVSSVSWLPDNSGLVYRNLADPNNPYSGQVMFVGIDQDLSKAQTILRQFTKDENAKLATTYGPGGGLDRDGKWLELSYSTDTRNNDLWVADFEEFRKTGKVNKVDILVGEKASASADIVGDTMFLQTTLDAPNGRVFAIDLKNPDRKNWKEIIPERKDANLTGVRVSKSRIAATYLKNASSSIETFDYAGKPTGSLKLPGIGSAGISTEEDRDEAYLSFSSYNYPTSIFRVDLTKPDAQPELWERPAVPVDPSTVEVKQEWFSSSGGARIPMFIVHKKGLKLDGNNPTILYGYGGFMISQTPSFNASNFQWYDAGGVLAVANLRGGGEFGTAWHEAGKLGQKQNTWDDFQAAAEHLINSGYTSPKKLAVMGGSQGGLLVGSFVTQRPDLCKAALCLVPLNDMLRYQNFLMARYWVPEYGSAENKEQFEFIRKYSPYQNVKKGTAYPAVLVTAGEHDARVHPLHARKFVAALREATSSGLPILYWGDKDAGHGQGKPLNLRIRDLVDQRVFLMWQLGMLEGDN; the protein is encoded by the coding sequence ATGAAATCGAAGGTTTGGATGATGAGCGGAATGGCGGCGGTGCTTGCCGCGGGATTGGTTGTGTCGGTTGCGAACGCCGGCGATATTCCGGCGCCCCCTCCGACCAAGCAGGAGCCGGTGCGCGACGACATTTTCGGCATCGAGTACGTAGACAACTACCGCTGGCTCGAGGGAGACAACAGCGATCCAAAGAACATGGGCACGGAAACGCCGGAGGTCGCGGCGTGGACCGACGCGCAGAACGCGTACACGCGCAGCGTGCTCGACAATCTGCCCGGCCGCAAGGCGGTCGAAGACAAGATCCGTCCGCTGATGGAAGTCGGCTCGATTTCTTCGCCGACGATGCGCGGCAATCGCTACTTCTTCAGCAAGCGCGAGGCGAGTCAGAATCAGCCATTGGTCTACTACCGCGACGGATACAAGGGGGAAACGAAGCTGATTCTCGATCCGGCGACGATCGATCCGAGCGGGCTCGTCACGATCACCTGGTACGTGCCGAGCCTCGACGGCAAGAAGCTGGCGTACGGCACGTATCGCGCGGGCGATGAAAACGCGACGCTCCACATCATCGATGTCGACAGCGGGAAGAAGAGCGACTTCTCGATCCCGAATAAGGTGAGCAGCGTGAGCTGGCTTCCCGACAACTCGGGGCTCGTCTATCGCAACCTCGCCGACCCGAACAACCCCTACAGCGGACAGGTGATGTTCGTCGGCATCGATCAGGATCTGAGCAAGGCTCAAACCATCCTGCGCCAATTCACCAAGGACGAGAACGCCAAGCTCGCGACGACGTACGGCCCGGGCGGCGGGCTCGATCGCGATGGCAAGTGGCTCGAACTGAGCTACTCGACCGACACGCGGAACAACGACCTGTGGGTCGCCGATTTCGAGGAATTCCGGAAAACCGGAAAGGTGAACAAGGTGGACATCCTCGTCGGCGAAAAGGCGTCGGCAAGCGCCGATATCGTCGGCGACACTATGTTCCTTCAGACGACTCTGGATGCGCCGAACGGACGCGTGTTTGCGATCGATCTCAAGAATCCGGATCGCAAGAACTGGAAGGAAATCATCCCCGAGCGCAAGGATGCGAATCTGACCGGCGTAAGAGTGTCCAAGAGCCGGATCGCGGCAACGTATCTGAAGAACGCCAGCAGCTCGATCGAGACTTTCGACTACGCGGGCAAGCCGACGGGCAGCCTGAAACTCCCGGGCATCGGCAGCGCGGGAATTTCGACGGAAGAAGATCGCGACGAGGCGTATCTCTCTTTCAGCAGTTACAACTACCCGACGAGCATCTTCCGCGTCGACCTCACCAAGCCCGACGCACAGCCGGAATTGTGGGAGCGCCCGGCGGTGCCGGTTGATCCGAGCACCGTCGAAGTCAAGCAGGAGTGGTTCAGTTCGTCGGGTGGCGCGCGCATCCCGATGTTCATCGTCCACAAAAAGGGCCTCAAGCTCGACGGCAACAACCCGACCATCCTGTACGGGTACGGCGGATTCATGATCAGCCAAACGCCGTCGTTCAACGCCTCCAATTTCCAGTGGTACGACGCCGGCGGCGTGCTGGCCGTGGCAAACCTGCGAGGTGGCGGCGAATTCGGAACCGCCTGGCACGAGGCGGGCAAGCTCGGCCAGAAGCAGAACACCTGGGACGATTTCCAGGCCGCGGCGGAGCATCTGATCAACAGCGGATACACCAGCCCCAAGAAACTGGCGGTCATGGGAGGCTCGCAGGGCGGTCTGCTCGTCGGTTCATTTGTCACGCAGCGCCCCGATCTCTGCAAAGCGGCGCTCTGCCTCGTTCCTCTGAACGACATGCTCCGCTATCAGAACTTCCTGATGGCGCGCTACTGGGTGCCCGAATACGGCAGCGCCGAGAACAAGGAACAGTTCGAGTTCATCCGCAAGTACTCGCCGTACCAGAATGTCAAGAAGGGAACGGCGTATCCGGCGGTGCTCGTCACGGCCGGCGAACACGACGCGCGCGTGCACCCGCTGCACGCACGCAAGTTCGTCGCGGCATTGCGCGAAGCCACGAGTAGCGGGCTCCCGATTCTCTACTGGGGCGACAAGGACGCGGGACACGGACAAGGAAAGCCGCTGAATCTGCGGATTCGTGATCTCGTCGATCAGCGCGTGTTCCTGATGTGGCAACTCGGCATGCTCGAAGGCGACAACTGA
- a CDS encoding polysaccharide deacetylase family protein, with the protein MDRDGIGRYGRWLVIGSFLAIFAAVQFALSMRDAEAPAHGPSKIPTFTIPVLMYHHVREPGPGLADAASLRFAVSPVEFEKQLDYLQQNGYTTIDTKRLEVSMRTGLALPPRAVMLTFDDGWETQFSTVYPLLRERGMVGVFFVHTGVIGEQPGAAMSWDDVCQMEDDGMDIECHTVSHPSLPQLDAPALERELTDSRAILEAKLGRPVTALAYPYGDFTEREIEAAERAGYRLAFSTEVGLVQRLDEPFEIHRTIVTFGDSTDDFAIKLTELDGSRALLDYRPSITPVPAARTAHVQ; encoded by the coding sequence ATGGACCGTGATGGGATCGGCCGTTATGGTCGATGGCTCGTGATCGGGAGTTTTCTGGCCATCTTCGCCGCGGTGCAATTCGCTCTGTCGATGCGCGACGCCGAGGCTCCGGCGCACGGCCCTTCAAAGATCCCGACATTCACAATTCCTGTGCTGATGTACCACCACGTCCGCGAGCCGGGCCCGGGTCTCGCTGACGCTGCATCGCTGCGGTTCGCCGTCTCGCCGGTCGAGTTCGAGAAGCAGCTCGACTACTTGCAGCAGAACGGCTACACCACGATCGATACCAAACGGCTGGAGGTGTCGATGCGAACGGGTTTGGCGTTGCCGCCGCGTGCGGTCATGCTTACGTTCGACGACGGATGGGAAACACAATTCTCGACCGTCTATCCGCTTCTCCGCGAGCGCGGCATGGTCGGAGTCTTCTTCGTGCACACCGGCGTGATCGGCGAGCAGCCGGGTGCCGCGATGTCGTGGGACGATGTCTGCCAGATGGAAGACGACGGGATGGACATCGAGTGCCACACGGTCTCGCACCCATCGCTGCCCCAGCTCGATGCGCCGGCGCTCGAGCGCGAACTCACAGACTCGCGCGCGATTCTGGAGGCAAAGCTCGGCCGGCCCGTGACCGCGCTCGCCTATCCCTACGGGGATTTCACCGAGCGTGAAATCGAAGCGGCGGAGCGAGCGGGATATCGGCTGGCCTTCTCGACCGAAGTCGGGCTTGTTCAGCGGTTGGACGAACCGTTCGAGATTCACCGCACGATCGTGACCTTCGGCGACTCGACGGACGACTTCGCGATCAAATTGACCGAACTCGATGGAAGCCGCGCGCTGCTCGACTATCGACCGTCGATCACGCCCGTACCCGCGGCACGGACCGCGCACGTGCAGTAG
- a CDS encoding GNAT family N-acetyltransferase yields MHVESWKIRRLLVLDAQQIEQLSDVLLDCVEGGASVSFMLPMTREKARAFWQKVAIGVAANERVLLIAEDAHGVCGTVQLILDLPENQPHRADLAKMLVHRRMRRCGLGAALMKAAEAAALECGKTLLVLDAVTGGDAARLYERLGWVKVGDVPNFALFPDGRKCGTTYYYRALA; encoded by the coding sequence ATGCACGTTGAGAGTTGGAAAATCCGTCGGCTCTTGGTGCTCGATGCACAGCAGATCGAGCAGCTTTCGGATGTCCTCCTGGATTGTGTCGAAGGGGGCGCCTCGGTCAGTTTCATGCTCCCGATGACGCGCGAAAAGGCGCGGGCGTTCTGGCAGAAAGTTGCCATCGGGGTCGCGGCGAACGAACGCGTGTTGCTCATTGCGGAGGACGCGCACGGAGTCTGTGGCACGGTCCAATTGATTCTCGACCTGCCCGAGAACCAGCCGCATCGCGCCGATCTCGCCAAGATGCTCGTGCACCGAAGAATGCGCCGCTGTGGTCTCGGCGCCGCGCTCATGAAAGCTGCAGAGGCCGCCGCACTCGAATGCGGGAAAACGCTGCTTGTACTCGATGCCGTCACCGGCGGCGACGCCGCACGCCTCTACGAACGGCTCGGCTGGGTGAAAGTGGGGGATGTCCCCAACTTCGCGCTCTTCCCCGACGGCAGGAAATGCGGCACCACATACTACTACCGAGCGCTCGCGTAG
- a CDS encoding cysteine synthase family protein has product MTREPDNEAAVLNCIGKTPLVELRSMVPAASARILLKIESQNPSGSMKDRMALAMIEGAERDGRLKPGQSVVEYTGGSTGVSLALVCAAKKHPLHIVSSDAFSKQKLDHMRALGAELTIVKSANGGMDATLTRGMIEEARKIAERTGAFWTDQFKNRDQASGYFAMADEILDQTGGKIDAFVQSVGTSGSIRGNSQRLRERKAGIRIVAVEPSESPVLSGGATGTHKIEGIGAGFVPPMWDRSLVDQIETVSTEEAKQMARTLAKQEAIMAGTSTGCNLVAALRVAEKLRRGATVVTVMCDSGTKYLSTDLYGSN; this is encoded by the coding sequence ATGACTCGGGAACCAGACAACGAGGCCGCCGTCCTGAACTGCATCGGAAAGACGCCCCTGGTCGAGCTGCGCTCGATGGTTCCGGCGGCCTCGGCTCGCATCCTTCTCAAAATCGAGAGTCAGAACCCCTCCGGGAGCATGAAGGACCGCATGGCCCTCGCCATGATCGAGGGCGCGGAGCGCGACGGCCGCCTCAAACCCGGCCAGTCCGTCGTCGAGTACACCGGCGGGAGCACCGGCGTTTCGCTGGCGCTCGTGTGTGCCGCGAAGAAACACCCGCTCCACATCGTTTCATCCGACGCGTTCAGCAAACAGAAACTCGATCACATGCGGGCGCTCGGCGCGGAATTGACGATCGTCAAGAGCGCAAACGGCGGCATGGACGCGACGCTCACGCGCGGCATGATCGAAGAAGCCAGAAAGATCGCCGAGCGCACCGGAGCATTCTGGACCGATCAGTTCAAAAATCGCGACCAGGCGAGCGGCTACTTCGCGATGGCCGATGAGATTCTGGATCAGACCGGCGGCAAGATCGACGCGTTCGTGCAGAGCGTCGGCACGTCAGGGTCGATCCGCGGGAACTCGCAGCGCCTGCGTGAACGCAAGGCCGGGATTCGCATCGTGGCGGTGGAGCCGAGCGAATCGCCGGTCCTCTCCGGTGGCGCGACCGGAACGCACAAAATCGAAGGAATCGGCGCGGGCTTTGTGCCGCCGATGTGGGATCGCTCGCTCGTCGATCAAATCGAAACTGTTTCCACCGAAGAAGCAAAGCAGATGGCGCGCACGCTCGCGAAACAAGAGGCGATCATGGCGGGCACTTCAACAGGGTGCAATCTGGTTGCCGCGCTGCGTGTCGCGGAGAAACTCCGGCGCGGCGCGACGGTGGTGACGGTCATGTGCGATTCAGGCACGAAGTACCTGAGCACGGACTTGTACGGAAGCAATTGA